Proteins encoded within one genomic window of Synechococcus sp. PCC 7335:
- a CDS encoding YbjN domain-containing protein, with protein MEFESTAQRACYNRIVPWMQDLFGEAAVLFEDEPLFIITIGSAVASTRVVPWGENDALITTRSFVVTDVSVTPELSYYLLRANNGIHFGRFALDGENDIVFEHSLVGSTCDQIELKHSVTTVIRLADDYDDEIVARWGGQRALERWSS; from the coding sequence ATGGAGTTTGAAAGTACTGCTCAAAGGGCCTGCTACAACAGAATCGTGCCCTGGATGCAGGATTTATTTGGTGAGGCGGCGGTCCTGTTTGAAGATGAGCCTTTATTCATCATCACTATCGGTTCAGCAGTTGCTTCTACTCGGGTCGTTCCTTGGGGAGAAAACGATGCGCTTATCACCACGCGCTCGTTTGTTGTCACTGACGTCTCGGTCACGCCTGAGCTCAGCTATTACCTGCTGAGGGCAAACAATGGTATTCACTTTGGCCGATTTGCACTTGATGGTGAAAACGACATTGTCTTCGAGCACAGCTTAGTCGGTTCCACTTGCGATCAAATTGAACTTAAGCACTCGGTTACCACAGTCATTCGCCTAGCTGATGACTACGATGACGAAATCGTGGCTCGTTGGGGCGGCCAAAGGGCTTTGGAACGCTGGTCTTCGTAA
- a CDS encoding Npun_F5560 family protein: MTQIYSENGLNSPFEVARLKEELAVRDRLVQQLSQELFRLVKGNKDFLSASRVFEQYEQEARSLREQMYQLEEQVVFYQTQIEDRDAQTRHLRQTNQTLTDRAQMLEQVVRELPRVYKEKFVERMSAVKDRVARIQQKNRDLQAELQRTSYRLAVRSRQGSSYQALPTFPHEMLGGNSMESFVKAASIE; the protein is encoded by the coding sequence GTGACCCAAATATATAGCGAAAACGGTTTAAACAGTCCGTTTGAGGTAGCTCGACTCAAAGAAGAGTTAGCAGTGAGAGACCGGCTAGTACAACAGCTCTCTCAGGAGCTATTTCGACTGGTGAAAGGAAATAAAGATTTTTTGTCAGCTTCAAGAGTCTTTGAGCAGTATGAACAAGAGGCGCGATCGCTGCGTGAACAGATGTACCAGTTAGAAGAACAGGTTGTCTTTTACCAAACACAGATCGAAGATCGTGATGCCCAGACCCGGCATCTGCGCCAAACCAATCAAACGCTCACAGATAGGGCTCAGATGCTAGAACAGGTTGTACGGGAGCTACCTAGAGTCTACAAAGAAAAATTTGTCGAACGGATGAGCGCTGTCAAGGACCGGGTAGCCAGAATTCAGCAGAAAAATCGTGACCTTCAAGCCGAGCTACAGCGCACTAGCTACCGTCTGGCAGTGCGTAGCCGCCAAGGGTCTAGCTATCAAGCTCTCCCTACGTTTCCTCATGAAATGCTAGGAGGAAATTCGATGGAAAGCTTTGTAAAAGCCGCAAGCATCGAATAG
- the rimO gene encoding 30S ribosomal protein S12 methylthiotransferase RimO encodes MGQKPTIAISHLGCEKNRVDSEHMLGLLAKAGYGIGANEEGADYVIVNTCSFIQAAREESVRTLVELAEADKKIVITGCLAQHFQGELLDEIPEAVALVGTGDYHKIVDVIEQAEAGKRVKVVSAEPIYIADETVPRYRTTSEGVAYVRIAEGCDYKCAFCIIPHLRGKQRSRSIESIVAEAHQLADQGVKELILISQITTNYGVDLYGKPKLAELIRALGEVDVPWVRMHYAYPTGLTPAVIKAIQETPNFLPYLDLPLQHSHPQILRAMNRPWQGQVNDEIIDGLKASLPEAVLRTTFIVGFPGETEEQFNHLKSFVERHEFDHVGVFTFSAEEGAVAYDLPNQIEQSVMDERREAIMLTQQEISFRRNQAQIGTTVKVLIEQENPSTGELIGRSARFAPDVDGLVYVKGGTSGQTAMGQMTSVLIEAADSYDLFGSVAGPNS; translated from the coding sequence ATGGGACAAAAACCCACCATTGCAATCTCACACTTGGGCTGCGAGAAGAACAGAGTCGATAGCGAACACATGCTAGGACTTTTGGCTAAAGCAGGTTACGGCATTGGCGCTAATGAAGAAGGCGCCGACTATGTCATCGTCAATACCTGTAGCTTTATTCAAGCAGCCCGTGAGGAGTCAGTTCGCACACTCGTAGAGCTAGCCGAAGCTGATAAGAAGATAGTCATTACGGGCTGTCTGGCACAGCATTTTCAAGGCGAGCTATTAGATGAGATCCCAGAAGCAGTAGCGCTAGTTGGAACGGGAGATTATCACAAGATTGTCGATGTTATTGAGCAGGCCGAAGCGGGCAAACGGGTCAAAGTTGTCTCGGCCGAGCCAATCTATATCGCGGATGAAACAGTCCCACGCTATCGGACAACCTCTGAAGGGGTCGCCTATGTGCGGATTGCAGAAGGCTGTGATTACAAGTGTGCTTTTTGCATCATCCCTCACTTGCGAGGTAAGCAGCGATCGCGCTCTATCGAATCTATTGTTGCCGAAGCCCATCAGCTAGCCGACCAGGGCGTCAAAGAACTTATCTTGATTTCGCAGATCACCACCAACTATGGTGTCGATCTCTACGGCAAGCCTAAGCTCGCTGAGCTGATCCGTGCCCTTGGCGAAGTTGATGTGCCTTGGGTGCGTATGCACTATGCCTATCCGACCGGTCTTACGCCTGCTGTCATCAAGGCCATCCAAGAGACGCCCAACTTTCTTCCTTATCTCGATCTGCCGCTTCAGCACTCGCATCCCCAAATACTGCGAGCAATGAATCGTCCGTGGCAGGGACAGGTCAACGACGAAATTATCGATGGCCTTAAAGCGTCTCTACCCGAAGCGGTTCTTCGCACAACCTTCATTGTTGGCTTCCCAGGCGAGACAGAAGAGCAGTTTAACCATTTAAAATCCTTTGTCGAGCGGCACGAGTTCGATCACGTTGGCGTTTTTACCTTCTCCGCAGAAGAAGGCGCTGTCGCCTACGATTTACCAAATCAAATCGAGCAGTCGGTCATGGACGAACGCCGCGAAGCAATCATGCTCACTCAGCAGGAGATCTCCTTTCGGCGTAATCAAGCGCAGATCGGAACTACCGTCAAAGTGCTTATCGAGCAAGAGAATCCATCTACCGGTGAGCTGATTGGTCGTAGCGCCAGATTTGCCCCTGATGTTGATGGCCTGGTCTACGTCAAAGGGGGAACTTCTGGGCAGACCGCTATGGGTCAGATGACCTCTGTTTTAATCGAAGCTGCCGATAGCTACGATTTATTTGGGTCAGTAGCTGGCCCTAATTCTTAA
- a CDS encoding DUF697 domain-containing protein: MGRSAFAMDTFDQLTDDLRYQQAIASVKKLIASLDLSPREQAGLEAEIGHLHSVLQKLEDQVLHIAAFGMVGRGKSSLLNALVGQPVFQTGPLHGVTRQAEGITWQVEEDQQIYSATLSNTSSNQTGNQLASGKAAARVELIDTPGIDEVAGSERQVIAQKIARQADLILFVVASDLTQLEHDALIELYQAGKPVLLVFNKSDQYAQSDRVQILEKIQTIHVTDRLPAENIVIAAAAPLIKKALRQSDGQLITLTERGPADVSALKLRILEILQKEGKALVALNTLLYADDINQQVVEKKLALRDRAADDTIWKTVLTKSVAVALNPLTVVDLLSGAAIDIALIVGLAKLYGIEMTQKGAAQLLKKIALSLGGLTVSELAITFGLSGLKSVLAAAAIPTGGLTASPYVSVALAQATVSGVSTYAIAQVTKTYLANGATWGKGGPKAVVAQILSELDEDSIMQQIRQELATKLELQRWAKSNP, translated from the coding sequence ATGGGAAGATCCGCGTTTGCTATGGACACCTTTGATCAGCTAACCGATGATTTGCGCTATCAGCAGGCGATCGCATCTGTCAAAAAACTGATTGCTTCTTTGGATCTCTCGCCTCGTGAGCAAGCGGGCCTAGAAGCAGAAATTGGCCACTTGCACAGTGTATTGCAAAAGCTAGAAGACCAAGTGCTACATATTGCGGCGTTTGGTATGGTCGGTCGGGGCAAGTCTTCTCTACTCAATGCGCTAGTAGGACAACCGGTTTTTCAGACTGGACCGCTGCATGGGGTAACGCGGCAGGCAGAAGGGATTACCTGGCAAGTAGAAGAAGACCAGCAGATCTATTCAGCTACGCTGTCAAATACTTCGTCCAATCAAACGGGTAATCAACTCGCTTCTGGTAAAGCAGCGGCGCGAGTGGAACTGATTGATACGCCAGGAATTGATGAGGTAGCAGGTAGTGAAAGGCAAGTGATCGCCCAAAAAATCGCCCGCCAGGCCGACCTTATTCTCTTTGTAGTAGCTAGCGATCTCACCCAGCTAGAACACGACGCGCTGATAGAACTTTACCAAGCCGGTAAGCCGGTTCTGCTGGTCTTCAACAAGAGCGATCAGTATGCCCAAAGTGATCGTGTCCAAATTCTAGAAAAGATTCAGACCATTCATGTTACTGATCGCTTGCCAGCCGAAAATATTGTCATTGCTGCTGCGGCACCTTTGATCAAGAAAGCGCTTAGACAGTCAGACGGTCAGCTAATCACACTGACAGAACGAGGACCTGCAGACGTTAGCGCTCTGAAGCTAAGAATCCTAGAGATCTTGCAGAAGGAGGGTAAAGCACTAGTCGCGCTCAATACGCTGCTGTATGCGGATGATATCAATCAACAGGTCGTAGAAAAAAAGCTAGCTTTACGTGATCGCGCTGCGGATGACACCATTTGGAAAACCGTTCTAACCAAATCTGTTGCAGTTGCACTCAACCCGCTAACAGTCGTCGATTTGCTCAGCGGCGCCGCGATTGACATTGCGCTGATTGTTGGCTTAGCCAAGCTATATGGCATTGAAATGACGCAAAAAGGTGCGGCCCAGCTATTGAAGAAGATTGCGCTTTCATTGGGTGGACTCACGGTTAGCGAGCTGGCTATTACCTTTGGACTCAGCGGGCTTAAAAGCGTTTTGGCGGCAGCAGCGATCCCCACAGGTGGACTGACGGCTAGCCCCTATGTGTCAGTAGCCCTGGCCCAGGCAACAGTTTCGGGGGTATCTACCTATGCGATCGCACAAGTCACTAAAACCTATCTAGCCAACGGGGCAACTTGGGGCAAGGGCGGCCCTAAAGCTGTCGTCGCCCAGATTCTTAGTGAGCTAGACGAAGATTCGATCATGCAGCAGATACGTCAAGAGCTAGCGACAAAACTAGAGCTACAAAGATGGGCAAAAAGCAACCCCTAG
- a CDS encoding DedA family protein has translation MAELISLDLVQDIAREYGYWAVFCGILLENMGIPLPGETITLVGGFLAGSHELNVWYVMGVATVGAIIGDSGGYLLGYYGGWPLLVKVGSWIKVPESTLEGLRDRFSQNAGKAVLFGRFVALLRVFAGPLAGISRMPYPKFLLCNALGAATWASATVSLAYFFGQIVPLTVLMEWIGQFTGTALCIVIGWITIVWWIESRQTTSKNL, from the coding sequence ATGGCCGAATTAATTTCACTAGACCTAGTACAAGATATCGCACGTGAATATGGTTACTGGGCAGTATTCTGCGGAATCTTATTAGAAAATATGGGCATCCCGCTACCAGGAGAAACCATTACCCTAGTAGGCGGATTTCTCGCAGGCAGCCACGAGCTCAATGTATGGTACGTCATGGGTGTGGCAACGGTGGGGGCCATCATCGGCGACAGTGGGGGGTATCTACTGGGCTATTACGGTGGATGGCCACTGTTGGTGAAAGTAGGTAGCTGGATCAAGGTGCCAGAGTCAACGCTAGAGGGGTTACGTGATCGTTTCAGTCAAAATGCAGGCAAAGCCGTCTTGTTCGGTCGATTTGTTGCTCTGCTAAGAGTATTCGCTGGTCCGCTAGCAGGCATTAGCCGCATGCCTTACCCGAAGTTCTTACTATGTAATGCCCTCGGTGCTGCGACATGGGCATCGGCGACAGTTAGCCTTGCATACTTCTTCGGCCAAATTGTTCCGCTTACAGTATTGATGGAATGGATAGGGCAGTTCACCGGGACTGCCCTATGTATTGTCATTGGCTGGATCACCATCGTCTGGTGGATAGAGTCGCGACAAACAACCTCTAAAAATTTGTAG
- a CDS encoding DEAD/DEAH box helicase: MTSSFADLGLSSACVEHLTQIGFTEPTAIQIQAIPQLLSGHDVVGLAQTGTGKTAAFSLPMLEQVNPANRYVQALVLTPTRELAMQVSQAMESFNTDKRLYVTSVYGGQSIDRQIQRLKRGSQIVVGTPGRIIDLIERGGLVLDRLSIMVLDEADEMLNMGFIQDVETILSHTPDERQTAFFSATMEPAIQKLSTRFLKSPVTVSVEAKTSSTARIKQIAYTVPPGWSKPRALMPILEMEDPESAIIFVRTRRTAAELTRQLQAAGHSADEYHGDLTQPQRERLLQRFKQRQVRWVVATDIAARGIHVDDLSHVINYELPDNLDSYVHRIGRTGRAGKEGRAVSIVMTLEKYKLSRIEKRFKKSVEYCKIPTQAQIAARHLEKLQARVREAVTSERVASFLPIVSQLSEEYDIRTIAAAALQMAYDQARPTHLRNEDHSDRKPTPKPKLLPSRRQSKEADVQKAAVEEGVR; the protein is encoded by the coding sequence ATGACCTCTTCCTTTGCTGATTTAGGACTGTCTTCTGCTTGCGTTGAACACCTTACGCAGATAGGTTTTACTGAACCAACAGCGATTCAGATCCAAGCGATTCCTCAGCTACTTTCTGGCCATGATGTCGTTGGGTTAGCCCAAACCGGCACGGGGAAAACAGCAGCTTTTTCTCTACCAATGTTAGAGCAGGTTAATCCGGCCAATCGCTATGTACAGGCGCTGGTACTCACACCAACTCGTGAGCTAGCAATGCAGGTGAGTCAGGCGATGGAAAGTTTCAACACTGACAAACGGCTGTACGTCACTTCCGTATATGGAGGGCAATCAATTGATCGGCAGATCCAAAGGCTAAAACGCGGGTCACAAATTGTGGTAGGAACACCCGGACGGATCATTGATCTAATTGAGCGAGGCGGACTGGTTCTCGATCGGCTCAGCATCATGGTGCTAGACGAAGCCGACGAAATGCTGAACATGGGCTTTATCCAAGATGTAGAGACTATTTTGTCCCACACGCCAGATGAGCGGCAGACAGCTTTCTTCTCCGCTACGATGGAACCCGCCATTCAAAAGCTATCTACCCGTTTTCTAAAGTCTCCGGTTACCGTTAGCGTAGAAGCGAAAACATCTTCTACAGCTCGTATTAAGCAGATTGCCTATACGGTGCCTCCCGGCTGGAGCAAGCCAAGAGCGCTGATGCCGATTCTAGAGATGGAAGATCCTGAGTCGGCTATTATCTTCGTTCGCACTCGTCGCACGGCTGCTGAGCTAACTCGTCAGCTACAGGCTGCTGGTCATAGTGCTGATGAGTATCATGGTGATCTTACACAGCCGCAAAGAGAAAGACTGCTACAGCGATTCAAGCAGCGTCAAGTTCGCTGGGTAGTCGCAACTGACATTGCCGCTAGAGGTATCCATGTTGACGATCTGAGCCATGTGATTAACTACGAGCTGCCTGATAATCTTGATAGCTATGTTCACCGGATTGGGAGAACGGGTCGTGCTGGGAAAGAGGGCCGTGCAGTTTCTATCGTGATGACCTTAGAGAAATACAAGCTTAGTCGCATTGAGAAACGTTTTAAGAAGTCAGTTGAATATTGCAAGATCCCAACCCAAGCTCAGATTGCTGCTCGCCATCTAGAGAAACTACAAGCCCGTGTGCGTGAAGCGGTGACTAGCGAGCGAGTTGCCTCCTTCTTACCTATCGTCTCTCAGCTCAGCGAAGAGTACGACATTCGCACAATCGCAGCAGCGGCGCTACAGATGGCATACGACCAGGCTCGGCCTACTCACTTAAGAAACGAAGACCACTCTGATAGAAAGCCAACCCCAAAGCCGAAGCTATTGCCATCAAGAAGGCAGTCTAAAGAAGCTGATGTTCAAAAAGCAGCCGTCGAAGAAGGAGTTAGATAG
- a CDS encoding vitamin K epoxide reductase family protein — MRRRRQETLWIHKWSRPLIAVIATVGLIGTGYLTATRLSNASAVCGSGCGKVLSSDWATVLGQPLTLFGAMSYFAMLVLAIAPLLVNPEKDKELRTKLEGITWPLLFVGATGMMVFSGFLMYVLATDIRAVCPYCIGSAALTVTMFLLTLFGRRWDDRGQLLFSGSIIAMVALVGTLGIYAVPGGPLSPGTQAAVVDEPGVGPPVTTPSGEAEALLAQHLTDIDAKMYGAYWCPHCHDQKQLFGRTAYQDIPYVECAPDGKASQTALCQSVPEITGFPTWEVNGQFLSGSQSLQALAEASGYDGPTNFVNTDG; from the coding sequence ATGAGACGTCGTCGCCAGGAAACGCTGTGGATTCATAAGTGGTCTCGTCCGCTGATTGCCGTGATCGCCACCGTTGGTCTGATCGGAACTGGCTATCTAACTGCGACTAGGCTCTCAAATGCGTCAGCAGTCTGTGGCAGTGGCTGTGGCAAAGTTCTTTCTAGCGATTGGGCAACCGTTCTGGGCCAGCCGCTAACGCTGTTTGGCGCGATGTCCTACTTTGCGATGCTGGTGTTGGCGATCGCGCCACTGCTGGTCAACCCCGAGAAAGATAAAGAACTGCGGACGAAGCTAGAAGGCATCACCTGGCCGCTGCTATTCGTGGGCGCGACGGGCATGATGGTCTTTAGCGGCTTTCTAATGTATGTGCTGGCGACCGACATCCGAGCGGTCTGTCCCTACTGCATTGGCTCAGCGGCGCTAACGGTCACTATGTTCTTGCTGACGTTGTTTGGTCGCCGTTGGGACGATCGCGGTCAGCTTCTGTTTAGCGGCTCAATCATCGCCATGGTGGCGCTAGTGGGTACTTTGGGAATCTACGCAGTGCCCGGTGGTCCGCTCAGTCCCGGAACGCAGGCGGCGGTTGTTGATGAGCCGGGTGTAGGCCCACCGGTGACGACTCCCTCTGGTGAAGCTGAAGCTTTGCTAGCTCAGCACCTAACTGACATTGATGCGAAGATGTACGGCGCTTACTGGTGCCCTCACTGCCACGATCAAAAGCAGTTATTTGGTCGAACTGCTTATCAAGATATTCCGTATGTCGAATGTGCCCCTGACGGCAAGGCGTCTCAAACTGCACTTTGTCAGTCCGTTCCAGAGATTACTGGGTTCCCTACCTGGGAGGTAAATGGTCAGTTCCTCTCTGGTTCCCAAAGTCTACAAGCTTTAGCTGAGGCTTCCGGCTATGACGGTCCGACTAATTTTGTCAATACTGACGGATAG
- a CDS encoding fumarylacetoacetate hydrolase family protein has product MAHRYVRVQSSSGQLHYGLLQADRGVKILDAPPWRDGRMTELELAIENYTLLAPCAPSKVVAVGRNYAQHAAELGNEVPKEPLLFMKPPTAVTAADMAIYYPSQSERVDYEGELAVIIGNRTKDCEPTEARSKIWGYTIANDVTARDLQKRDGQWTRAKGFDSFCPLGPWIVREIPAGARLQTFVNDAQLPKQSATIANMIFSPEYLVSYISQAITLLPGDVVLTGTPAGVGPVNVGDRIRIEIEGIGSLENTVQTKTKNEAPTSKEMALQ; this is encoded by the coding sequence ATGGCTCATCGCTACGTTCGAGTTCAATCGTCATCAGGTCAGCTTCACTATGGCTTGCTTCAAGCTGATCGGGGTGTCAAGATCCTCGATGCTCCGCCTTGGCGAGATGGTCGAATGACAGAGCTTGAATTAGCAATTGAAAACTACACGCTGCTGGCGCCCTGTGCGCCTTCTAAAGTAGTTGCCGTAGGCAGAAACTACGCTCAGCATGCGGCTGAACTGGGCAACGAGGTGCCTAAAGAACCCCTACTGTTCATGAAGCCACCGACCGCAGTGACTGCCGCAGATATGGCGATCTACTATCCCTCTCAATCAGAGCGAGTAGATTATGAGGGTGAATTGGCGGTAATTATTGGCAATCGCACCAAAGATTGCGAACCTACAGAAGCGCGTAGCAAGATATGGGGCTACACCATTGCGAATGATGTTACGGCTCGTGATTTGCAAAAGCGGGATGGTCAGTGGACGAGAGCGAAGGGTTTCGATTCATTTTGTCCTTTGGGTCCGTGGATTGTGAGGGAGATTCCTGCAGGTGCTCGTTTACAGACCTTTGTGAACGATGCTCAACTACCTAAGCAGTCGGCTACGATCGCCAATATGATTTTCTCACCTGAGTACTTGGTCTCATATATTAGTCAGGCAATTACGCTGTTGCCAGGAGATGTGGTTCTTACAGGGACACCTGCAGGGGTTGGTCCAGTTAATGTGGGCGATCGCATTCGGATCGAGATTGAGGGTATTGGTTCTCTAGAGAATACGGTCCAGACAAAGACAAAAAACGAAGCGCCAACCTCGAAAGAGATGGCACTTCAATAG
- the btpA gene encoding photosystem I biogenesis protein BtpA, with product MDLNQIFKTGHPAIGVVHLLPLPTSPRWQGDLRTVIARAEQEATALASGGVHGLIVENFFDAPFAKSQVDPAVVSAMTLVVQRLSQLVPLPIGLNVLRNDACSALAIAACTGAKFIRVNVLSGVMATDQGLIEGDAHRLMRYRRDLGADIKILADVLVKHAQPLGRPSMTTAVQDTIHRGLADGVIVSGTATGHAPTVEDLARARDAAGDKPVFIGSGATIDNIAHLIPAASGVIVSSSLKRKGQIEQPIDPIRTRQFVTAMAQGLTTRRLDRSKANHSMALN from the coding sequence GTGGACTTAAACCAAATTTTTAAGACAGGGCATCCTGCGATTGGGGTTGTACATTTACTGCCATTGCCAACGTCTCCTCGCTGGCAGGGTGATCTACGCACTGTGATAGCCCGCGCTGAGCAGGAGGCAACAGCTCTCGCCTCGGGAGGCGTCCATGGATTGATTGTCGAGAACTTTTTTGATGCGCCGTTTGCAAAATCGCAAGTAGACCCGGCAGTCGTTAGTGCGATGACACTGGTCGTGCAGCGTCTGTCTCAGCTAGTGCCCCTGCCAATCGGTCTAAACGTGTTGCGTAACGATGCTTGTAGTGCGCTAGCGATCGCTGCCTGCACGGGCGCTAAATTCATTCGAGTCAACGTGCTCTCCGGTGTGATGGCTACCGATCAAGGGCTCATAGAAGGTGATGCTCATCGGCTCATGCGCTACCGGCGTGATTTGGGGGCGGATATCAAGATCTTGGCAGATGTCTTAGTCAAGCATGCACAGCCGTTGGGGCGCCCTAGCATGACAACGGCTGTACAAGACACAATCCATCGCGGTTTGGCAGATGGCGTGATTGTTTCAGGCACGGCAACAGGTCATGCTCCAACCGTAGAAGATTTGGCCCGCGCTCGAGATGCCGCCGGCGATAAGCCTGTTTTTATTGGCAGCGGTGCAACCATAGACAACATCGCTCATCTAATTCCTGCTGCCAGTGGCGTAATTGTCTCAAGCTCATTGAAGCGAAAGGGTCAAATCGAGCAGCCGATCGATCCGATTCGAACCAGACAGTTTGTGACGGCGATGGCACAGGGATTAACTACTCGGAGGCTAGATCGATCTAAAGCCAACCATTCTATGGCGTTGAATTAG
- a CDS encoding S-layer homology domain-containing protein, whose translation MTQSFPQPPNDPRPPEESDSTPTTPASNRPLEFDEMVALFVAFLSLGGVLAWGLTRGNLFSDSAPPIAPIVLPEVAPEITASRVDPEISPDGLADDVDFSGMTAQEELAARAAIRRERLLSREPRPLEEATRAGAVGAATAGVVATPDRVVASEAASGEAQEAITFTDVPDDYWAEPYIDALSSRGLISGYDDGTFRPDQPVTRAQVANIVSRTFDLTADQASLEFTDVASDYWARESIGEVVRGGFMTGFPDDTFAPNLPVTRTQALTTLVTGLGIESPTDVQATLSRYSDANTIPQWANEKIAAATDSSLVVNYPTASQLNPTEPTTRAELSAMIYQALVGEGAVEPVESEYVVKPQ comes from the coding sequence GTGACTCAATCCTTCCCTCAGCCGCCTAACGACCCTCGCCCCCCTGAGGAGTCCGACTCAACACCAACGACTCCAGCATCAAACCGTCCCTTGGAATTTGATGAGATGGTAGCTTTGTTTGTTGCCTTCCTTTCTCTAGGAGGTGTTTTGGCATGGGGACTTACCCGGGGCAATCTGTTTAGTGATTCAGCTCCTCCGATTGCTCCGATAGTCCTTCCTGAAGTAGCGCCTGAGATCACTGCGAGCAGAGTTGACCCAGAGATTTCACCTGATGGACTCGCTGATGACGTCGATTTTAGTGGCATGACGGCGCAAGAAGAACTAGCTGCTAGAGCGGCAATCAGAAGAGAACGCTTGCTCTCGCGGGAACCGCGCCCTCTAGAAGAGGCTACCAGGGCTGGGGCTGTTGGTGCTGCGACTGCAGGTGTGGTTGCTACGCCTGATAGAGTTGTTGCCTCAGAAGCAGCTAGCGGGGAAGCCCAAGAAGCAATCACCTTCACCGATGTCCCAGACGACTACTGGGCAGAGCCATACATTGATGCTCTCAGCAGCCGAGGACTGATTTCTGGCTATGACGACGGAACCTTTAGACCCGATCAGCCTGTGACCCGAGCGCAAGTTGCCAATATTGTTTCTCGTACTTTTGATCTAACAGCTGATCAGGCATCGCTTGAATTTACTGATGTAGCGTCTGATTACTGGGCAAGAGAGTCGATTGGAGAAGTTGTTAGAGGCGGCTTTATGACGGGGTTCCCTGACGATACTTTCGCTCCTAATCTGCCCGTAACGCGCACTCAGGCACTGACGACTCTAGTCACTGGACTAGGGATTGAAAGTCCAACAGACGTACAGGCCACGCTTTCTCGCTATAGCGATGCCAATACTATTCCTCAGTGGGCTAACGAAAAGATAGCAGCAGCCACTGATAGTAGCCTAGTCGTTAATTATCCGACTGCTTCTCAGCTTAATCCTACTGAACCGACTACTCGAGCCGAACTTTCTGCCATGATCTATCAGGCGCTTGTAGGAGAAGGTGCCGTAGAACCTGTAGAGTCTGAATATGTAGTCAAACCTCAGTGA
- the rpsF gene encoding 30S ribosomal protein S6 translates to MSTLYETMYILRPDLGDEAVDDAISRYQTLLSEGGAEDIETQHRGKRRLAYEINRHREGIYIQMNYEAPGSVIAPMERAMRLSEDVIRYLTIVFEEPAEGSESEGELTESTESAAPLGS, encoded by the coding sequence ATGAGCACACTTTACGAAACCATGTATATTCTACGGCCCGATCTCGGGGATGAAGCCGTAGACGATGCCATCAGTCGCTACCAGACCCTTCTGAGCGAAGGGGGCGCGGAAGATATTGAAACGCAGCACCGAGGCAAACGCCGCCTTGCCTACGAAATCAACCGGCATCGTGAGGGTATCTACATTCAGATGAACTACGAAGCTCCTGGCAGCGTCATCGCCCCGATGGAGCGAGCCATGCGTTTAAGTGAAGATGTCATCAGATATCTGACAATCGTGTTCGAAGAACCAGCAGAGGGTAGCGAGAGCGAAGGTGAGTTAACGGAATCTACAGAATCCGCGGCTCCTCTAGGGTCATAG
- a CDS encoding Tic20 family protein, translated as MNASAPAKDRAFSALAYVMPLASVLQAGSYYFLPFLAQQAPPVYALLRLILLPLSPLLAIENSILGLGVFILLFAFVVRNPEISRFIRFNVLQAIMVSFVISILVFCVATLGISGLFIGETLLNVLCLGGFAIVGYAVAQSVLGRYAEIPTISEAINMQLP; from the coding sequence ATGAATGCTTCTGCGCCCGCAAAAGATAGAGCTTTTTCGGCGTTAGCTTACGTTATGCCTCTAGCATCAGTACTGCAGGCAGGTAGCTACTATTTCTTACCCTTTTTAGCGCAGCAAGCACCCCCTGTATATGCTCTGCTCCGGCTGATTCTGCTACCGCTAAGCCCGCTGCTTGCCATCGAAAACAGTATTCTAGGACTAGGCGTTTTCATTCTGCTATTTGCCTTTGTAGTCCGCAATCCAGAGATTAGTCGGTTTATTCGCTTCAACGTTCTTCAAGCGATTATGGTGAGCTTTGTCATCTCCATTTTGGTCTTCTGTGTTGCTACTCTAGGAATTAGTGGTCTTTTCATTGGCGAGACCTTGCTGAATGTTTTGTGTTTGGGTGGATTTGCTATCGTAGGGTATGCAGTCGCTCAGTCTGTGCTAGGTCGATATGCCGAGATTCCTACCATTTCAGAGGCTATTAACATGCAGTTGCCTTAG